In Amaranthus tricolor cultivar Red isolate AtriRed21 chromosome 5, ASM2621246v1, whole genome shotgun sequence, a genomic segment contains:
- the LOC130813021 gene encoding V-type proton ATPase subunit D-like, with the protein MSGQGQRLTVTPTVTVLGVIKARLVGATRGHALLKKKSDALTVQFRSILKKIVSTKESMGDIMKTSAFSLTEAKYVAGENIKHVVLENVQNASLKVRSRQENVAGVKLPKFEYFTEGETKNDLTGLARGGQQVQQCRGAYVKAIEVLVELASLQTSFLTLDEAIKTTNRRVNALENVVKPKLENTITYIKGELDELEREDFFRLKKVQGYKKKEIEKQLAAAKLFAEEQVAEKVSLQRGISINAAHNLLAGSQQDDDIIF; encoded by the coding sequence ATGTCGGGCCAGGGACAGCGTCTAACTGTTACACCAACAGTTACAGTGCTTGGGGTCATAAAAGCTCGTCTTGTTGGTGCTACAAGAGGACATGCCCttttgaagaagaagagtgATGCTTTAACGGTTCAGTTTCGTTCAATTCTAAAAAAGATAGTTTCTACTAAGGAATCTATGGGAGATATAATGAAAACTTCAGCCTTTTCCTTAACCGAAGCCAAATATGTTGCAGGGGAGAATATCAAACATGTTGTATTAGAAAATGTCCAAAATGCATCCCTTAAGGTTCGTTCTCGGCAAGAAAATGTCGCTGGGGTAAAGCTCCctaagtttgagtactttactgAGGGAGAAACCAAAAATGATCTGACTGGATTGGCTAGAGGTGGGCAGCAAGTGCAGCAGTGTCGTGGTGCCTATGTAAAGGCTATTGAGGTTCTTGTTGAACTAGCTTCTCTTCAGACGTCGTTTTTGACCCTTGATGAGGCTATCAAGACTACAAACCGTAGGGTGAATGCCTTGGAAAATGTCGTGAAACCGAAGTTGGAAAACACTATTACTTACATCAAGGGAGAGTTGGATGAGCTGGAAAGAGAGGACTTTTTCAGGTTGAAGAAAGTACAGGGTTACAAGAAGAAGGAGATTGAAAAACAACTTGCAGCTGCAAAGCTGTTTGCAGAGGAGCAGGTTGCGGAAAAGGTTTCTTTGCAGCGAGGAATATCAATCAATGCAGCTCATAATTTGTTGGCTGGATCACAGCAAGACGACGACATTATCTTTTAA
- the LOC130813023 gene encoding germin-like protein subfamily 3 member 4, with the protein MFNSWPIISYILLISFKFCLADNQNLQDFCPAASTSSNNLNTPIFINGFPCKNPANVTASDFKTSILKSAGDTDNFLLSSVNIVTAAEFSGLNTLGLGLARTDLEIDGMVTLHSHPRAAEMLFVSKGVVTVGFIDTRNNVFQKILKDGDVFIIPKGMIHFCYNTGFESAKIFSVLNSQNPGLIDLSGHIFGSNSEAAANMKKRIIPSFQTKADCHTYRITSDQHTEL; encoded by the coding sequence ATGTTCAATTCTTGGCCTATCATCTCATATATACTCTTGATCAGCTTTAAATTTTGCTTAGCAGATAATCAAAACCTTCAAGATTTCTGCCCAGCAGCCTCTACATCATCAAATAATCTTAACACCCCAATTTTCATCAATGGATTTCCTTGCAAGAATCCAGCAAATGTAACAGCTTCCGACTTCAAAACCTCGATCCTTAAATCGGCTGGAGATACCGATAACTTCTTGCTGTCCTCCGTGAATATCGTTACCGCTGCTGAATTCTCGGGACTCAACACTCTAGGGCTTGGATTGGCGAGGACGGATTTGGAGATTGATGGTATGGTGACCCTACACTCTCACCCTCGCGCTGCTGAGATGCTCTTTGTAAGCAAGGGGGTTGTCACGGTTGGATTTATAGACACTAGAAACAATGTGTTCCAGAAGATACTTAAGGATGGTGATGTGTTCATCATCCCAAAAGGTATGATCCATTTCTGTTACAATACAGGGTTTGAGTCTGCCAAAATTTTCTCTGTCCTCAACAGCCAGAACCCTGGCCTAATTGACCTATCAGGACACATATTTGGTTCTAACTCCGAGGCTGCTGCAAATATGAAGAAAAGAATAATTCCCTCTTTCCAAACAAAGGCAGATTGCCATACTTACCGAATTACTTCAGACCAGCACACAGAATTATAA